In Camelina sativa cultivar DH55 chromosome 13, Cs, whole genome shotgun sequence, the genomic window AAACCGACCTATCCAGTTCTCCTTAACCATTCGTGGTTCGGTTGGCCACAATCATGCTCTCATCGTCGTCTAATATATAATTCAGTcaataaatcaaattattatctcccattttatgtttttcaacATATTAATTGCCCATTGTATATTCAACTTGAGTttgtaaaaaaaggaaaaaacgtATAAAGTAGgttttacacacacaaaataaggaaagttttaacttttaagtatgATTGCTGTAACTAACTCGTACTACTGACTTTATCTAAGTAAAATGAAATACTTAATTTAAAGCAAACGCTTACATAacactatttttaaaaatgaatctTTAGGACATCCATACAATACCATGTTTTATTTCCTACGCATAAAAGTATCTATaaaattaattcttaaaataacgcatgtaaaagaaaaaatcattcaCGGAATCGCAAatcactaaaaatatatatacaaatgcatGGGTCGCATATAATTAATCAATTATCATGTTATTATGTAGAATAGCTTGAtctaattcaaaataaaatcaatgtgAGATCTCATCACAACCAACCAGGTTCAATGCACACGCTAACAACTAATTTAAAATCAAGATTTGATAGTTTATAAGAAAGAGTGAACAATATTCAATCAAACATCTATTCACATGTTATTATCTACTAATTAAGGAATATATTTAATCAATGATCTTTACCTGCATTTATTACATTTGATCAAAACCTTTCCCTTCTCAAAAACTTAATAATCAAAAATGTAAACCTTAATAAAAAGGGTTTAAAACCTTAATAACTTTTGTCACAcatattaacataaaaaaaaagagtgtgtGGGAGAGCATCTCATCCGAATTAGCTGGCTTCTTTACTTCTTTGTTGCCTTGTAAAGGGGACTATTAGTTGTCTCTAATCATTGTTATTATCTTAAtaatataacaacaaattaaaataatcataaaagcagagtagagagaaaagaagaataagaagctGGATATTTGAAGGGAAAAACAAATGTATTTAGCAATATGCGGACATTCCTCTGTACAATGCACAGGAATCCTCTTAGGGATCAGTTAACAAATACTTATAAATCTAACATGTGACTTAGGGAAAATAACAAGAGAGATTAAACAAGTAATGATGccattaaaatttataaattagtaaaataaacaTACGATCGATTGTGAGAGAGCTTTTTGGATCTAAAATGAGAAGGACACGTGGCAGTTGCGCCGCGTAAAACGCGCCGTATCACGTGATAAGGGAAACCTTTTAGTTTTTGGCAGCCTACCCTCTTCTCTGTTCTCTCAGCCTCCTCCCCCCCATCCATCACGTGGCCAACTCACACCTCTCGACTATTGCGGGTcccacttttcttttttacgCTATCCcgttttcactctttttttttttttttttcttccttataTAAGAATTTTAGTTTTCTAATTATGGATATAAAAAAGCTAATGACGTACTTCAAAAAAATAACGCAGcgtaaaacttcaaaaaaaaaaaagaagaagagatactctaaccatttTTATCCATTTACTATACAAGATAGAAACTGTAACCGTTAAATGGCAATGAAAAGTAATCCAAAAATTAGTTTTACTAACTTTTGTACAAAACTATTCAGAATTTCAGAGTGTATTGTCTTGCCACTAACGAAACCCCAACACCATAAATCAGTTACTATTGAGTATGTTGacaatgttattattttttttttttgtgctatgACAATGTTATAAATGCTAGCTTTTGGGGCTGGACAAACCAAGTTAGCTTGTTAGATCTCGGGTCGCATATACAATtgtgtgtgatatatatatatatatatatatccggtTGTGAGATCTGATATCACGTCTGACTTGATTGGTGAACGTAGTTTTCATGCCATATAGAGAGACTATAGAGTCATGCGTGTGCCAAGTTTGAACTGAGATTTATGTATAAccacattttatatatatatatatatatatatatatcttatttcaACACATATCTAGTAGTGGCTGATatcatttaaacaaaaaaatgcttctcacaaaaaaaaacttaaatgtaTTATGGATTATGTAAGAATTTTCGTACACCATAGTTTAAATCACTTTACATGTACAAAGCTGCGTTAAACCTAATTATTGTTTTCTAGATTATCACATATTCTCATGTATATATTTCCTTTGATAACAAGATTGCTTTACTTTTGGCATGAACCAAAATAAGTGGATCgtccaaataaaatatttattctaaagtGAAATATTTCTGAAATAAGGTtacaaaaatatcagaaaagaACTATAGCCGTTATTATATAcagtcagtaaaaaaaaaaagaaggtgaaAAGTGAGATTTGCAAGAGGGAGGGTGGTCACGTGGGGGTGCCCATTCCCTGCCGTTAATGTAAATCAGGCACACTTGCCTTCCGTCTCGGCGTGCGGTGGGTCCCTTTAGAGAGTCGCCGGTACTGTTGAATCTTGTTGTATAAGAGAAGACACTTTTTTGACGCCGTTTAACTCCGTTTAACTCCAAACGAACGTTGCGCTGCCGTTAAATTGGTACGGGCGCAAAatgggagagggagagagataagAGACGTGAGGGGCACGTGCCTTACTAGAGAGAGAAGCGGTGGCGACCGGTCACTTTCTCGTGATGGTATCACGTGAGGCAATTTTACTCATCCCTATgggtcctcctcctcctaagcatttattttcttccttttttttaactctGACAGAAATAAATATGAGAgagcgagagcgagagagagagagagaggtattACACTATTACATTACAACTCGAGGTAAAGTAAAGTAATAAAAAATCGTGGGTCCTTTTTTGTGAATATTATGTTCTTTCTTAGTCCCTTTGTGAATAAATAGCAGACACTtgtgattctctctctctctctggtgcTTGCTGCTCTCTCTAGTCTTGAGTTGCCAATTTAACACTATACTATACAATTGTGGAATTGTAACCTCATTACAAAGACAATTAGCTTTGAGTTGTCAAAAGACGTATATAACTAATCaccaaaacaaacttaaaaatatgtaatatgtGTTAAGTCATATTTTACCATGGAACCTACTGTTATAACAATTACATCATTGTCTCGTTAACATAATGAAAAAGGGATATTCTCTCTAATGACGTTTTTAATGGAGgattaaaagaaataaagaagataaGATAAATTATGCTGGGAATAGAAGGAGAGGGCATGTGCTGTCCTTTCTCGAGTGACCTGTCGGTTTATGGGTCATTGATAATACGTGAAAGCGAAAGCTGTGGAGAGagagttttatttaataaatatcacCACTAATATTATACCATCACATTCAGAAGAGAAGAGACGACAAGAGAGACGAGAGAAGACAGACTCTCTCTCAATTCATCAATTgcacaaaaaagagaagatgtgttttcttttgttctgttcCCACACTGGTTTCTCGCTTACGTGGCTCTTTTTCTCACGTGCTGGACTTGGGctttcccttttttattttatttatttatttagtattattcTTCTTACTGGATGGCGATTTCGATTAGGACGCGGCCCATTCAGAATTCGACAAGTGTCTCCTCtatagcaatttttttttattccactgATACTTTTGGACCaatcaaaaaagaagaataataatgtATTTCGCTTGGTCCAAAAGTATCTCactctagaaaaaaaaactcctttttttatgtcaaataaTAAAAGCATGATACAttttgacaacaaaataaaaataaagcaaCGATAAATTATGGGCCATGGGCCGATATGGGGCACATGTCCCAATAGTTCGACCCGGCCCTTTTCAGCGCTTTCGGAGATTTTCATGCGTTTTCGGTTCGACTAAACGACGGCGTCTTGCATCAACGAGGTGAGAATTTATAACGCAGATCCTCCTCGCTCGATTCAACGATTTCTCACAATTCGTCCGATACTGAGATTACTcttgttcctcctcctccgccgtgtGTTTGAGGCGACGAAATTGGTTTCAGATTCAGTCGTAGTTTTCTCTCGTTCCTTCCTTCTCTAGCTTTTTTCATGGATCTGTCACACCAGCGAGTTGAGCAGTCTCAGGTAACTCCTCCTCACCACGATAGTGTCCATGGTGATTTTGGTAACGAATCGCGATCCGAGTCTTGTTTTGGTGTGATAGAGGGAAGAGGTTGCGACATggttattgaattagggttGGAATCTGGCGGgagtgttgttgttgagaaTTTAGGTGATAGTAGTAGTGATATTGATGTTGGTAACGGTTTTGATGAACCTGATGACGACGATTTCTTCGCTGAGCGGAGGGATTTTGGGCCTGAGTTTCGCGATATCGCTTCGTTGGGGAGTAATATCCGTTTGATTACTGTCGAATCGGGTTCTGATGGTGAGGATCTTGAGAATGAGAGGGAGATTTGGGGGATTGatttggatgaagaagatgtctatgtcaatgatgatgatgatgttgatggtgaatatgatgatgatgttagtGTGACTATCCCTCTTTGTTGGGATTCACTCCAGTTAGAAGATCGTGGAGTCACAATTGCTGCTAATGAATTTGATTGGGAGGAAGTTGATGATGGTGTTGGTGATGTTGTAGGGGAAGAGATTGAGTTACGAAGCGGTTTTGCTGAAGTTGATTTCAACGACGAAAGTTCAGTTTCGGTTTCTGTCTCGCCGATTATCTCATTAGAGGAGTTACCAACAAGGGAAAGAGCAGAGGGAAATCGTGGGTGGGAAGTTTTGCTGAATCATACTCTGGAGATCAACTTTGATGTGGAAAACAGAGAGCTGTATATTGTTGGTGACCATGACGATTATTTTCAAACAAACGAGTATGAGATGTTGTTTGAACAGTTTGCTGATGCTGAGGTTTCCGTTCTCGGGTTACCCCCAACTTCCAAATCTTTTCTCAAGAATCTCCCAATGGTTCGATTGGAAGGTGAGAGCAATGATGATGGTGTGGGTGTGGTTGTCTGTGCGGTTTGCAAAGATGAGATGAATATCGGAAACGAAGCGGTTCAGTTGCCCTGTAATCATAAGTATCATAGTGAATGTATTGTACCGTGGCTCAAAGTAAGGAACACATGTCCTGTTTGTCGCCATGAATTGCCTACAGATGATGCAGAGTATGAGCAAAGGAAGATCCAGAGAACAACAAGTACTTTTGACCTGGCTCTGTAAATGGTACACATCATCCTCTATGTAAGATTTTTTGTGTTGAGTAGAGTtaagaatgtatatatattctatgtCTGGATTGTGTCAAGCGTCtcctttgttgtttcttttttttctagtatCCCGCCTCATTGTGTGACCTATGTGATGGTGAAAGCTTTAGGAGGCTAGCTTTACATAGAAGaacatatgtatttattttgaTGTTTGCCTTGCTTTGATCTCGTTTTATTGACCTGGTTtattacctatatatatatatatatactttttttggtttatgcgAATGTTGTCTGGATTTGatatttacaaataataactagTAGCTACGATTTAAATCAACCCtggttttcaatttcttttgcTTGACAgcttttttatgttaaaaagaGTTCGATTAATCCGTTTGTGGAAACAACGTTGCCGTTTGGTAAACCTAATCTTACTGAATTGAAATCTGTTACACATCACaatcttcttttgttattttttgtccCTTACTAATCTTCAAAGTTCATCGGTACCTCTTGTTTAAGAAATACAGTAAACATTAATGACTCATTTTGCTGTGGCGCACTAATGTTTTTGGTTAGAGGTTAATTGTGTTtagaaacaaacattttatttttacagaGCCATATTTAAAATACTGACAACACAGCAACATTGAATTACAACAGATGAACACCAAGAGTTTTCGcataaatttggttttagtgAAAGTTATAAAAGTAAAGGACATGAAAACCGAACAGCTTTAAAAGAAACTAGAGCTCATGAgattcatcaataaaagtcacgtatttatatattcattttcaacTCTTGTTTCTATGTTTGATGAAAATgttatctatattatatatgtttaattttttcgttttaaatttGACAAAATTAACCTTGACAGATGTGAAACTGCAAGTGACAATTTTGTCAAAAGGTTAAAGGTGTGCCACTAGAAACTGTAGTTAACTAGGAGCTGGTGAAAATTTCCAAATGCATAAAGAAGACGCTGGCTGAACAAGAAACCCCAGTTAAGAACATTTATATAACTGTTGAATGCTTAATGACTCAATgcaattaaatttatttatctcACTAGTTAAAAAagataaactttttttgtttttggttaaaggGTTTACTTAAGAACTTCAACTTGAGCTACAAgacaaagatatatatgtactttCTCTGATCTAAAGATTATTATTGTAATCcaaaaatctctttctctctccctttctatatttctttctcaaattcCATCATCTAAAAACCAAACATGGAGGCTGATAAAGATCAACAATACCCTTCTCATTATTTCAATCTTTCCGAAGGAAATCCATCTCGTAACAATGATTTCAACTCGATGTTCCTACAAAACCCACATGATGAAGACTTCCATGTTCATGACCATNNNNNNNNNNNNNNNNNNNNNNNNNNNNNNNNNNNNNNNNNNNNNNNNNNNNNNNNNNNNNNNNNNNNNNNNNNNNNNNNNNNNNNNNNNNNNNNNNNNNNNNNNNNNNNNNNNNNNNNNNNNNNNNNNNNNNNNNNNNNNNNNNNNNNNNNNNNNNNNNNNNNNNNNNNNNNNNNNNNNNNNNNNNNNNNNNNNNNNNNNNNNNNNNNNNNNNNNNNNNNNNNNNNNNNNNNNNNNNNNNNNNNNNNNNNNNNNNNNNNNNNNNNNNNNNNNNNNNNNNNNNNNNNNNNNNNNNNNNNNNNNNNNNNNNNNNNNNNNNNNNNNNNNNNNNNNNNNNNNNNNNNNNNNNNNNNNNNNNNNNNNNNNNNNNNNNNNNNNNNNNNNNNNNNNNNNNNNNNNNNNNNNNNNNNNNNNNNNNNNNNNNNNNNNNNNNNNNNNNNNNNNNNNNNNNNNNNNNNNNNNNNNNNNNNNNNNNNNNNNNNNNNNNNNNNNNNNNNNNNNNNNNNNNNNNNNNNNNNNNNNNNNNNNNNNNNNNNNNNNNNNNNNNNNNNNNNNNNNNNNNNNNNNNNNNNNNNNNNNNNNNNNNNNNNNNNNNNNNNNNNNNNNNNNNNNNNNNNNNNNNNNNNNNNNNNNNNNNNNNNNNNNNNNNNNNNNNNNNNNNNNNNNNNNNNNNNNNNNNNNNNNNNNNNNNNNNNNNNNNNNNNNNNNNNNNNNNNNNNNNNNNNNNNNNNNNNNNNNNNNNNNNNNNNNNNNNNNNNNNNNNNNNNNNNNNNNNNNNNNNNNNNNNNNNNNNNNNNNNNNNNNNNNNNNNNNNNNNNNNNNNNNNNNNNNNNNNNNNNNNNNNNNNNNNNNNNNNNNNNNNNNNNNNNNNNNNNNNNNNNNNNNNNNNNNNNNNNNNNNNNNNNNNNNNNNNNNNNNNNNNNNNNNNNNNNNNNNNNNNNNNNNNNNNNNNNNNNNNNNNNNNNNNNNNNNNNNNNNNNNNNNNNNNNNNNNNNNNNNNNNNNNNNNNNNNNNNNNNNNNNNNNNNNNNNNNNNNNNNNNNNNNNNNNNNNNNNNNNNNNNNNNNNNNNNNNNNNNNNNNNNNNNNNNNNNNNNNNNNNNNNNNNNNNNNNNNNNNNNNNNNNNNNNNNNNNNNNNNNNNNNNNNNNNNNNNNNNNNNNNNNNNNNNNNNNNNNNNNNNNNNNNNNNNNNNNNNNNNNNNNNNNNNNNNNNNNNNNNNNNNNNNNNNNNNNNNNNNNNNNNNNNNNNNNNNNNNNNNNNNNNNNNNNNNNNNNNNNNNNNNNNNNNNNNNNNNNNNNNNNNNNNNNNNNNNNNNNNNNNNNNNNNNNNNNNNNNNNNNNNNNNNNNNNNNNNNNNNNNNNNNNNNNNNNNNNNNNNNNNNNNNNNNNNNNNNNNNNNNNNNNNNNNNNNNNNNNNNNNNNNNNNNNNNNNNNNNNNNNNNNNNNNNNNNNNNNNNNNNNNNNNNNNNNNNNNNNNNNNNNNNNNNNNNNNNNNNNNNNNNNNNNNNNNNNNNNNNNNNNNNNNNNNNNNNNNNNNNNNNNNNNNNNNNNNNNNNNNNNNNNNNNNNNNNNNNNNNNNNNNNNNNNNNNNNNNNNNNNNNNNNNNNNNNNNNNNNNNNNNNNNNNNNNNNNNNNNNNNNNNNNNNNNNNNNNNNNNNNNNNNNNNNNNNNNNNNNNNNNNNNNNNNNNNNNNNNNNNNNNNNNNNNNNNNNNNNNNNNNNNNNNNNNNNNNNNNNNNNNNNNNNNNNNNNNNNNNNNNNNNNNNNNNNNNNNNNNNNNNNNNNNNNNNNNNNNNNNNNNNNNNNNNNNNNNNNNNNNNNNNNNNNNNNNNNNNNAAAGATCAACAATACCCTTCTCATTATTTCAATCTTTCCGAAGGAAATCCATCTCGTAACAATGATTTCAACTCGATGTTCCTACAAAACCCACATGATGAAGACTTCCATGTTCATGACCATCATCAAGTCGACAATCATGAAcagcaccatcatcatcaaccgaGTGTTGTGGTGGATCAAGAGAAGAGGCTAAGGAGGAGGGCGTCTAATCGAGAATCGGTAAGAAGATCGCGGATGcgggagaggaagaagatggaatgGTTGAAAATGCAAGTAGCACAAATCATGGGGTCCAATCAGTTCTTGTCTAACAAATATATCAGCTTGTTGGAGTACAGCAACCAGATCTTGCAAGAGAATTCACAGCTCAAAGAGACACTCTCTTCATTATTTCAGGAATATACTATATTCAATGGAGAACACGATGATGGTACGCCAAGATTTATCAATGGTTTTGATTTAAATCAACAATATCCACATCAACCAACTTAACTCTTAAGCCGAAAAaggttatatttatatactccAATGCTTCAATTCAAACATTATTTGCTTATATACTACTAATTAAAGCTATCTAGTGGATTATATATACTTACACTAGATTGAAtaattgtgtttatatatatattgcttcatGAATCTCTTAAtatctcttttgcttcttcttccctttgattTCTACTTTCCCATTGGTTCTTCTAAAAGCTTCCgtgtttgaaaaaagaaaaaaaaaaatctccgtCAGAAAAAAATTGTAGGAATCTACAAAtgtcatttgttttgtttttaccttTTAACAGCAAATGACGAGACAAGTACATAGATTAATGTCAAAAATTGATATTAACATGGTTTCATACTGAtaaatttaatgaaatattttcgAGGAATTcatcataattaatatatacatattagtatTGAACCAATTGTGGGTTTGTCGTTATGATTTTTTTACGGATaaacaacaataatccaataagtAGATATGTTGTTAAAGCAGAGATGATCTGGTGATTTAAAATTCTTGCTGTTAAGAAAAAATCTATCGTAAAAACTTGTtcgaaaagaaacaaaatcttggcacacaaaaattaaaataagaaaatatatatactgttgCCATATAAGATGCCCACACGGCCACACACTTATACTTCCCGAACAAATATGTCTATAATATTGCAATTGATGACAACGTAACAAAAAGGTTTCTCACAAACTATCGACAAATCGACATATCCGTATTGTTTTCGTGGTTGTACACTCAGTTGAAACTATACCGAGtacttttaaaaatctcaatttaGTCCATATATAACCttcattatttgtttaaaatcataCACCTTTAtgttaagcttttttttgtgtgtgtatatcgAGTCAATGAAACGTCTTCTTTTTTTAGtacttaattaaactaaaactcATGTGAAATCCATAGACCTTTTTTCTAAACATCCTCTTCGGATCCAATCCTaatcaaatcttaaaaaaaaaacgtgggAAGCAATTGTTGGGGGTACGTATAAGGAGCAATGATTCGACATTAGTCTCGAACTATAGATCAATTTGTGTAGTTACTGCAGGGGGTGCATGTGAACAAATGTCAAAAACAAACTTGGGgtaaaaggacaaaaaaaataaaaagaattgcAGAGAGATACACGTGCAGAAGAGATATGTCCCCTATGGTCACAAAACATGTTTCCCTGTCTGTACTAAAGATACAACCAAAGATGATGGGTTCTTATTTTCTGTCTCGATTCTCAATTATAATACAACTCACACTGTGTGCACGTGTGTGTCAATGCCAACCAAATCTATGcaacattatttataaaaaaaaagttctaaatGTTCATATTTCTTGTaagtatacaattttttttttttttgtattgttcaATCAATCAGTGTAGTGTTCTTTACTAAAAAGATGACAAGCTTACTTCAATTTTTTGTTGCTGTATATGTGTTGTCCAACAAGTGAGCTCCTTACATGTCATTAGAAGAGGATGATCACAAATCCTTTCTGCACATAATTAtgaatatagatatatttttggtttattgctTTGCAATGGTGATTTTAGTAGCTAGAGGTGgagttcatttttaaaagttgcCGTACGTGGAGGTTAATTAAGATAGTTTGCATATATTGATTTGTCAACATGTGTTAAAATGTTGATTCTATATTGCGCCTTGCGCGTGAAGATGATTTTAACATTAGTATATAGAGAAGATATGTCTTAATTTCTCCACTAATTATCAATTGGTTTTGAAATGATAAGCCTGACACGTTCTGGTTGTGGGTATAGTATATTGGATCAATCGTTAAAATagctaaaatcattaaatttatttattatagataataaatttctatttataaaattataaattctcATTAATGTGATGTAAACATAGCAGATATCATAAAAagttaatgtatatatgtagtatgaaaaaattaatacatatagaaataataattagaatAAGTAAACTAAGATGGCATACCTAATTCCATAATGGGGGTACTATGGTGACCATAAAGAAACCCATGATGGAATGCATTGATGAACACCTCAAGAGAACCAAGCTATACATCattatcatcaattcatcatcttcatcgctGTATCTGTACTATGATCGCGTTTTAATTACTCACACACGTCTTTAACATAGCTACACTACATAATTAGCAAATCATCGTatagagatatttatttttttcataattaaaacaaaaggacATAACATTTGGGATCatgtaagaaaaataacatTGGAATTGAACATAACACTTGAATAAACATAGACACAAagtcaatatataaaatcaaactaACCCTTTTTGTCTAACAGAACCAACGTAGCTATGAACTACACTGTAGCTATCATTAGCATCATCATAATCATGATTATCTCCatcaatatcatcttcatcatcattgaCGTTGTTGTGAACCCTAGTCGTCTCCACCAAAACCATCTCTTCAttagtctttttcttcttcttcattacagAGTTTTGCTCCTCAATCTCTTGGGCAAGTTTGAGACATGTGGCTTCCATGGGACCAGAAGATGCATCAGAATCCATCGAATCACCACCAtcgctatcttcttcttcttcttcatcatcatcgtcatagTAACAGCCGTCGTGATTATGATCATGAGACTGTGAGGCTAAATACATCGTCCATCCAGATTCACAGCTGCGACAATCTTCATCGGATCTTAAGATGTTTGCAGACTCCATTTCCTTTCTAATTACAACTCTCGTTTttgtgtctatatatatataataaatagacgaagaagaaacgaaaaagAGACCCTAAACAAAGAgaccaacaaaaattaaaaaccctaaagtGAGACAGTaacaagaagaagctgagatATTAAGTAAACAATCCAACAAGCAAGTATGCGTATATCATCAGTGTATGGACGTAAAACGCgtatataaaatatgtgaatgTGTGTGTCTATCAGTGTATGTATGTAAATGCATTTGGtgataaaagacaaaataagaggttttttagaaaaagaaaaaaattaattgaatataatttaagagTTATTACTTTGGGAAAAAGGGAATattctgtcaaaaaaaaaagagaaaaatgaaaataacttgattttgttttttttttgaggaaattaaaagataattagaGGCTGACTTTTATAAAAGATAAGGGGAGAGGTTGGGTGGAAGAGATAGAGATGGAGAAGAGGTTGTATTTAAAACACCTGAGAATTGCTATTtatctctcatcttctttctgACCAAAGAACAGCTCACTACCTAAATTTAcgtataaaaattaaataatacaagACAAACATACCCATccaattaataatttgttttcaaaataaataaaaactagaaaaaaactaaagaaaccACATTAATTTAgcataaacaaagaagaaacacacaTGCATTATTTGtagttgaaatatttatgttGATTTATCACAAGATAAAAACATGTCACtccatatatatacttctttttagataattaaatagACAAATATGCATCACACAGAAAAGACAGTGTAAACCGTAATCAAACAATATATTTTCCGTGTATGATTTATAATAGTGTGATTatcatataagatattttagtttttagaaaatataatatgatgtttataattacaaaatttgcaTGAAAttcatgttattaaaaaaaaaacacacccgATAAGTGGAACAAACTTATTTCCACGTTTTACGATCGTTGCTTGTTTTTACGTATTGAGGATAACCATCTATTGCGTATTCCCTTCGAGATATTGCTAAAACACATGAGTTGTTTTAGATAGAAGAAAACATAGCATTGTTCCCTAAAAGTGAAGTTTTGGatagttatattttaaataagagttttaacaacaacaacaaaacacgtTAATatgattatctttttttttttttttttttttttggcaaaccgTTAATATGATAATCTAAgcaaaaattgaataacaaaatgagagatagatagagggagagatagaagagagagagggagcgCCATAAATGGAGAGAGTTGATGAGAACAGCAAGAGTCCAGCTAGAAGCCGCGAAGGAGAGAAAGTGAAATCTCTTATCTCGTAGAAGTAGCATCttttaaatactacaataaCTTTAAACAGCATATTTTCCAATAATGATTTACTAAAAATATCGTTTTAGGTGTCATTGAGTTGTTTTAATAAAGAGTGCCTAATGATTTGTCGACAAACAAAGTTGATTAACTAATTTACTTTTGTGAAGAAAAATCATAAGTCAATTCATATTTCATatccccttcttcttctacacataaaatcattaatatacTATTTGTTAAGTGAGTTAATATTGTCTATAACACCAAGAAAATATTAAGAGTAGATTAGTTTGGTTAGAAGAGGTGTAATCATATATGTGACTAGTTTGTAATGTCGGTGCCGTTAGGGTTTGGTTTTCTAGTCAAGCTAAATTCGTCTAGTGAATACGCACCAAAAAAAACTCGATAAAGGAGTGTATAGCATACTAAAtagtatatagatatagatagcGTATAAGTATACAATGTACCATTATTAATCAATGTTAACTTAGATTTTAA contains:
- the LOC104734832 gene encoding E3 ubiquitin-protein ligase CIP8 translates to MDLSHQRVEQSQVTPPHHDSVHGDFGNESRSESCFGVIEGRGCDMVIELGLESGGSVVVENLGDSSSDIDVGNGFDEPDDDDFFAERRDFGPEFRDIASLGSNIRLITVESGSDGEDLENEREIWGIDLDEEDVYVNDDDDVDGEYDDDVSVTIPLCWDSLQLEDRGVTIAANEFDWEEVDDGVGDVVGEEIELRSGFAEVDFNDESSVSVSVSPIISLEELPTRERAEGNRGWEVLLNHTLEINFDVENRELYIVGDHDDYFQTNEYEMLFEQFADAEVSVLGLPPTSKSFLKNLPMVRLEGESNDDGVGVVVCAVCKDEMNIGNEAVQLPCNHKYHSECIVPWLKVRNTCPVCRHELPTDDAEYEQRKIQRTTSTFDLAL
- the LOC104734833 gene encoding uncharacterized protein LOC104734833; the protein is MESANILRSDEDCRSCESGWTMYLASQSHDHNHDGCYYDDDDEEEEEDSDGGDSMDSDASSGPMEATCLKLAQEIEEQNSVMKKKKKTNEEMVLVETTRVHNNVNDDEDDIDGDNHDYDDANDSYSVVHSYVGSVRQKGLV